The Blastomonas sp. SL216 DNA window ATAGCTGCAGATCGCAGCGTTCATCGCCACGGCCAATCGCGCTGGAACATCCTGCCAATGGTCGCGGACAAGGATCCAGCTCCAGAGAGCGAGAATTGCGATCGATCCGCCGCGTGCCATCTGATCGATCTGTTCGAAAGCCGTCATCATGACAGGGCTGCCAAAGCCGGAAGGCCACGGCAAGCCGATTCCGAAATCGACCAGCAAGAGCAGTTTGCATCAGCCTCGCCCCATCCGGAATCGACCAGCCATTTTTCGAAATGAGCAGGCTTGGGGCGGGTCGCTCCCGTCACTGTGCCTCATCACCGGTCAGTCCAAGGATCGGCGACAATGAGGAGACTTGCGATGACGAAGATTTTCACGGCACTGGCCCTGGCAGCGCTGACGATTCCGGCGATCGCCGCCCCTGCCCAAAACGCGCAGAGCATGCCGGTTCCGATCAACCATCTGGATCTGGCATCCACGGACGGCCAGAGGAGCCTTGCGCGGCGCATCCACCGTGCCGCCCAGGCGCTGTGCGCGATTCACGCCGTCGATAGCCTGCCACAGGCCCAGCGCTCGGAGCGCCGCTGCATCAGGGAAACGCAGATGCGCGCCCTGGCCGCGGCAAGAACCCAGCACGCCGCCCTTGCCGCTGTGCCCGCGCGGATGGTGCAGCCGGGTATCGCGACGGCGGAATGAACAACGCGGCACGGTGCCCGATTCCCATCGGGGATGCGAGGCGCATCGCCCCTGTCGGCCAGGCTGACCGCAAGCCACGATGGCAGAGGCGGATGGTCGTGGCGATTCCCTTCCTGATCGGCGCGCCATCCAAAAAATTATTCGCTGCCCTTTGCGTCAACTTGTCGGTCAGGAATACCGACGTAATTCCGCCAATTCGGCTCTAGTTTTGCAGCAATACCGCGCAGCAATGCCAAAGGCGGAGCCATGTTGTCCCATAGTTCCGCCACGCACAGTAAAGAAAAATTTTACCACGCCCCAATAGCGATTCGTGTTGGGCGCTCCGTCTGGTGTCCGGCAGGGGGCCGGCCGACCGAGCGCTAAGGGGAAACACGATCCATGGCCAAGACTGCATTTCTGATGGTCACGTCCTATCTGGCGCTTTCGACACCGGCATGGGCCGAAACGGCTACCGCGTCTGCCTCTGCAGCTACGGCGTCCGATGCCGCAGCATTGGAAACGACCGATGCCGATGCTGCGCAGCAATCCACCGACACTGCGGCCAAGCCGCCGCAGGAGATGTTCTCCACTGGCGTTGCCAAGGGCCGTGACCGGCTGGATAGCGCAACCTCGACCAGCGCGCTGCGCGGCGAAGACATCACGATCCTGGGCCCGCGCCCGATCGGCGAAGTGCTGCGCACCATGGCGGGCCTGCGCGTCGCGACCAGCATCGGCGAAGGCAATAACAACTACACCGTGCGCGGGCTGCCGCTGGCGGCCGGTGGTTCGAAATACATGCAGATCCAGGAAGACGGCCTGCCGCTGCTGGAATTTGCCGATCTGTTCAACGTCGGCGCGGATGTCTATCTGCGCAACGACCTGACCGTGAACGCGATCGAGACGATCCGTGGCGGCTCTGCCTCCACCTTCGCGTCCAACTCGCCCGGCGGCCTGATCAACATCCTGTCGCGCACCGGCGAGGTCGAGGGCGGGTCGGTGCAACTCACCACCGGAGTCGATTTCGACACGAAGCGCGTCGATTTCACTTATGGCGGCAAGCTGGGCGAAAACACCCGCTTCCAGATCGGCGGCTTCTACCGCCAGGGTGAAGGCCCGCGCAACAATGGCTTCGATGGCTGGAAGGGTGGCCAGATCAAGTTCAACATCACGCGCGAGTTCGAGAATGGCTATATCCGGCTGTATCTCAAATATCTCGATGACCGCTCGCCGACCTTTGCGCCCTATTTCGCCAACATCACCGGCACCAACGCCAATCCGCGCATCCGCAGCTTTCCCGGCTTCGACCTGCGCGATGACACCATCCTGTCCTCTTTCCTGGGCCCGATCATCACGCTCGACCAGAACAACAACCCGGCCGCCTTCCCGGTCGCGACCGGCCAGAGCGCCGAATCCAAGTCGATCGGGCTGGAGGGCCAGTTCGAGGTCGCCGGTTGGACGATCACCGAACGCATGCGCTATGCGGCCAATGGCGGCGATTTCAGCCGCGGCTTCCCCAATACGGCCAACACCGTGTCGGCTTTTGCCGCAGGCCAGGGCGGGGTCGGCGCAACCGCGCGCTATGCCAGCGGGCCTCTGGCGGGCCAGCTGATCGATCCCAATGGGCTGATCAACGGCAACGGACTGCTGTCGCTCTATTTCTTCTCGTTCGTGCGCGCGCGTTCGCTCGACAATTTCACCAATGATGTCCGAGCCAGCAAGGTGTGGGAACTGCCCGGCGGCAAGCTGACCACGACGGTCGGCGGCTATCTGGCGACGCAGGACCTCAACACCACCTGGCTGCACACCGCGATGAACATCGACGCCAATGGCGACAATGGCACCGCGCAGGTCGACATCTTCAACGCCGCAGGTCAGCCGCAGACGCTGAACGGCTATTTCGCCTTTGCCCGTGCGACCAGCCTGTTCCGCCGCGCGTTCGATGTGAACTACAAGGTGTTCGCGCCTTATGGATCGGTGAACTATCATTTCGGCAAGATCGCGATTGGCGGCAGCCTGCGCTATGATATCGGGCGCGTGCGCGGCTCGCTGGTGGGGGCAGACCTCAACAACGGCAGTGTCGGCCTGATCACGCAGGACATCAACCGCGATGGCATCATCAACCCGGCCGAACGCCGCGTTGCCTTCCTGCCGTTCACCCAGTCCGCGCCGGTCAACTATAACTACGGCTATCTGAGTTATTCGGCGGGGATCAACTATCGCGCGGCAGAGCCCTTCTCGCTCTTCGCGCGCTACAGCAAGGGCGCGCGCGCCAATGCCGACAAGGTGCTGTTCACGCCGCTGATCAGCAATGCCACGGGCGACATCCGCAGCAACACCGACAAGCAGGACAATGTGAAGCAGCTCGAAGGCGGCTTCAAGTTCCGCAAGGACGGCTTCACCTTCAACGCGACGGCGTTCCGCGTGACGGCAGCGGACCATAATGTGATCAACGGCGCAGCCAATCGCACCGATCGGCGCTACCGTGCCACCGGCGTCGAAATGGAAGGCGGGGTGCACAAGGGGCCGTTCAGCCTGATGATCGGCGCAACCTATACCAAGGCCAAGATCACCCGCGACCTGCTCGATCCGACGCTGACCGGCAAGGAACCGCGCCACCAGCCCGACTGGACCTTCTTCGCGACGCCCTCGGTCGATCTGGGCCGCGCCGTGATCGGTGCCAGCATCGTCGGCGTGACCAAGAGCTTCTCGCAGGATTCGAACCTGCTGGTGATGCCCGGCTTCACCACGGTCGACCTGTTCGGCCAGGTCAAGCTGTTCAACGGCGGCAGCCTGCAGGTCAACGCCAACAACGTGTTCAACACGCTCGGCATTTTCGAGGTGAACCAGGCCAGCGTGCCAGCCAATGGCGTCGGCTTTGCCCGCGCGATCAACGGGCGGACGATTTCCGCCTCGTTGCGCTTCGACTTCTGATCCCCGGGGGGATGGGGACGTCAGGCGCTCTCGGGAACCCCGGCAGCGCCTGATGGCGCATCGGCTAGCGCCGCCTGTCCTGCCGGCTCGCGCGGCAGGAACAGCGTCATCACCGTACCCTTCCCCACCTCGCTCTCGATGCTGAGGCCGCCGCCCGATTGATGGGTGAACCCGTGCACCATCGAAACGCCCAGGCCGGTGCCCTTGCCGACCTGCTTGGTGGTAAAGAATGGTTCGGCGACGCGGGCCAGCACGTCAGACGGCATGCCGGTGCCGGTATCGATGACGCTGATCGCGACATAATCGCCATCGGCAAGATCGCCCAGCGCGTCAGGACCCGGTGCGCGCACCGCACGCGCGGCGATGCGCACCGTGCCGCCATCGGGCATCGCATCGCGCGCATTGATCACCAGGTTGAGCAGCGCCGATTGCAGCTGGGCAGCGTCCGCGATGATCGCACCGCAGCTGCCGTCCTCGTTCACCTCGACCGTAACTCCCGTTCCCGCCGACACCCGCAGCAACGGCTCGAGCTCGTGCAGGAATGCAGCAAGGTCGATCCGCTCAGGGTCCAGCCGCTGTTGCCGTGCGAACGCGAGCAGCTGCTTGACCAGCCCGGTGCCGCGCATCGCCGCATTGGTGCTCATGTCGATCAGCTTCAGCGCTTCGGGATCGTCGAGCCGCCGCCCGACCAGTGACAGCCCGCTCAGCACGGCGGCGAGGATGTTGTTGAAATCATGGGCGACGCCCGCAACCAGCCGGCCCATGGCCTCCAGCTTCTGGCTATGGATCAGCGCGTCCTGCGCAGCCTCACGCCGGGCGATTTCCTCGGTCAGCTGGGCATTGGCCTCGTGCAAGGCCGCCGTCCGCCGCGCCACGGTGATCTCCAGATCGTCGGCCAGCGCGCGCAGCGCACGTTCAGCCTGCACGCGTTCCTCGATGATCGTGCCCGACGGGATGAGACCGGCGATCGCGCCTGAGGAATCGCGCAACGGGGCTAGCTGGAAATCGATGGTCATCAGCTGGTCACCGAGCCGCACCGGAACGTCATAGCGCACGACTTCACCGGCGCCCGCCGCGCCGATGGCTGCCTTCAGCCGTTCCTGCACCGCCGGATCGTAAGACCACCAGGGGGCCTCCCAGAACGGCCGCCCCGCCACATCGCCCAGTTCCAGCCCGGCCGCATCGAGAGGCGCGCGATTGGCATAATCGACATGACCGTCCAGCGTCAGCACGCCGACAAAGGCGAACAGCTGGTCGAGCACGCGGCGCAGCCGGTCCTCGCGCTCGCGAATTTCGCGTTCCTGGACGCGGCGGTCGGTGACATCCTCGCAGATGATGCCGATTCCGGTGACCTGGCCCTCGCCGACAAAGATCGGGTAGAATTGCTCGCGCCATTCGCGGATCTGTCCCGGATAAGCGAGCGTCGTGCCGGTGACGGTGACATCGCGCAGCGGTTCGCCGGTCTCGATGACCTTGAGCAGCATCGGCTCGGCCGTTGCGCGCAGATCGGGCACCAGATCCCAGACCTTCTTGCCGACATGCTCCTCGGGCGAAAAGCCGTTCATGTCCGCGAGCGCGGGGTTGACGCGGACGAAGCGCAGATCGCGGTCCACCAGCCCCAGGCCCAGTGGCGCGCGCGCGTACAGCGCATCCAGCTCGGCCGCATGGGTAGCCTGCTGCAAGCGGGAAGCATCAGTCTGAACCATAAGATGCCCCTGCCTCAACGAATCGCAGGCCATGGGTGAGTAACCGCAGCACCCGCTATGCCCATGCTGATCTATGCGTCCCAATCACCGGACGTCCAATGAAATGTGAAACACGCAGGCATTCACTTGCCGCCAAAGTAACGTGCCGAAACGATGCTCAATCGCCAGATATTGATGAATGTTAACAAGCATTTGGCTGTGAACTGAACGCGCGCATTAGCCTTGGCCTGTTCTATCAATCTGATCTGCAAGGCAAAAAGGGCATGACGAACTATCGCACATGGCCGTCGGGTAAATCCGCCCCTCAGGCGCCATAGCCCGTTGACCAGTGATCGTGCAGCGGATGTTCGGTGCCGGACCTGTGATCGATCATCGGCAGGTGCACCGCGAAATTCCTGTCACAGGCTTGCGGCTCGATGGCATCGTGCCCGTATTGAAATGCCATCGCTCCAGTTCATGCCGACGCGGCACAAAATTGGCGCGGATGCACACGGCGGGAAACGAGACGAAGCCCGGACCGGCATAGACCACAATCTGATCGAAAGGCGTGTCTTGCCGCCTGTGGCTGGCGCGGGCATGGGAGAGGCCATGCGCATCGTTCAATGGTTGGCCGCGATCGGCCTTGCTTTTCTGCTATCTGGCCCTGCCAAGGCCGAGCTCATCATGGCCGATGGTTCGGTCATCTCAAGAGAGGAAATCGCCAAGGCTGCCACCGGCTGTACCGCCGGTCAGGCCCCGGCCTGCCTGATACGCGGGCTCGCCGCGCGTAACGGGGCCGCGCAACCTGTCGCCATCGATGAGGCCGCAGCAGCCTTGCGCAAGGCGTGCGAGGGCGGACTGGGCCTGGGATGTGCCGGAGAGGCCGAGATTGCCGCGCTTCGCCACGACCGGCGCAAGGACCCCAAGCTCGCCGCAGAGCGTTGGGCCAGGGCGCGCGGCCTGTTCACCGCAGCCTGCGATCAGGGCAGCGCGATCGCCTGCCACAATCTGGCCGACATGCTGGTGAACATCCGCGCGATGGCCGACACGCCGCGCGCCGCGACGCTCTATGCCAAAGCCTGTTTCGATCTGAAATTCGGTCCGTCCTGCCTGCAAGGCGCTGCCCTGGCCGGGCTCTCCAGCGCGCCTGCACATGATCCTGCGCTTGCCCAGCGCTTCGAGGCCGCGCTCGATCCCGCGCTGGACGCCGAATGCCAGCAAGGCCGGCCCGGAGCCTGCGCGGCGCTGGCCGAATGGCTCATCAGCCGTCCGGGGCTTGGCGACAAGGTGCGGATCGCGGCGCTCGCCGACACCGCCTGCAGCAACGGCGCTGGCCATGGCTGCGCATTGGCGGCCGATCTGATCCGGCGCGATGACCGCAGCGCCGAAGGATGGGACCGCCAGATCGAATATCTCGACCGCGCCTGCGCCCTGCAATTCGCCCGCTGCGCCCAGCTGGCCGAGGCGATGCGCGCACATCCCCCGATCCGCACACTGGATAGCGGCCTGCTCTTCCTGGCCGATATCAAGGCCTGTCTGGGCGATGTGCAGGAGCATTGCTGGCGGCTCTATGAGCCAGCGG harbors:
- a CDS encoding UrcA family protein; this encodes MTKIFTALALAALTIPAIAAPAQNAQSMPVPINHLDLASTDGQRSLARRIHRAAQALCAIHAVDSLPQAQRSERRCIRETQMRALAAARTQHAALAAVPARMVQPGIATAE
- a CDS encoding PAS domain-containing protein gives rise to the protein MVQTDASRLQQATHAAELDALYARAPLGLGLVDRDLRFVRVNPALADMNGFSPEEHVGKKVWDLVPDLRATAEPMLLKVIETGEPLRDVTVTGTTLAYPGQIREWREQFYPIFVGEGQVTGIGIICEDVTDRRVQEREIREREDRLRRVLDQLFAFVGVLTLDGHVDYANRAPLDAAGLELGDVAGRPFWEAPWWSYDPAVQERLKAAIGAAGAGEVVRYDVPVRLGDQLMTIDFQLAPLRDSSGAIAGLIPSGTIIEERVQAERALRALADDLEITVARRTAALHEANAQLTEEIARREAAQDALIHSQKLEAMGRLVAGVAHDFNNILAAVLSGLSLVGRRLDDPEALKLIDMSTNAAMRGTGLVKQLLAFARQQRLDPERIDLAAFLHELEPLLRVSAGTGVTVEVNEDGSCGAIIADAAQLQSALLNLVINARDAMPDGGTVRIAARAVRAPGPDALGDLADGDYVAISVIDTGTGMPSDVLARVAEPFFTTKQVGKGTGLGVSMVHGFTHQSGGGLSIESEVGKGTVMTLFLPREPAGQAALADAPSGAAGVPESA
- a CDS encoding TonB-dependent receptor; the protein is MAKTAFLMVTSYLALSTPAWAETATASASAATASDAAALETTDADAAQQSTDTAAKPPQEMFSTGVAKGRDRLDSATSTSALRGEDITILGPRPIGEVLRTMAGLRVATSIGEGNNNYTVRGLPLAAGGSKYMQIQEDGLPLLEFADLFNVGADVYLRNDLTVNAIETIRGGSASTFASNSPGGLINILSRTGEVEGGSVQLTTGVDFDTKRVDFTYGGKLGENTRFQIGGFYRQGEGPRNNGFDGWKGGQIKFNITREFENGYIRLYLKYLDDRSPTFAPYFANITGTNANPRIRSFPGFDLRDDTILSSFLGPIITLDQNNNPAAFPVATGQSAESKSIGLEGQFEVAGWTITERMRYAANGGDFSRGFPNTANTVSAFAAGQGGVGATARYASGPLAGQLIDPNGLINGNGLLSLYFFSFVRARSLDNFTNDVRASKVWELPGGKLTTTVGGYLATQDLNTTWLHTAMNIDANGDNGTAQVDIFNAAGQPQTLNGYFAFARATSLFRRAFDVNYKVFAPYGSVNYHFGKIAIGGSLRYDIGRVRGSLVGADLNNGSVGLITQDINRDGIINPAERRVAFLPFTQSAPVNYNYGYLSYSAGINYRAAEPFSLFARYSKGARANADKVLFTPLISNATGDIRSNTDKQDNVKQLEGGFKFRKDGFTFNATAFRVTAADHNVINGAANRTDRRYRATGVEMEGGVHKGPFSLMIGATYTKAKITRDLLDPTLTGKEPRHQPDWTFFATPSVDLGRAVIGASIVGVTKSFSQDSNLLVMPGFTTVDLFGQVKLFNGGSLQVNANNVFNTLGIFEVNQASVPANGVGFARAINGRTISASLRFDF